Below is a genomic region from Billgrantia tianxiuensis.
GTGCAGAACCGCCGCCAGTTCGAGGCGGTGAAGCGGACGCTCGAGCTCGCCCCCCAGTACGGGCGCATCATCGCCGGCGGTCGCACCTACGGCCCGGGGTATTACGTCGAACCGACGCTGATCCGGGACATCGAGGAGGGCAACCCGGTGGTGGACGAGGAGATCTTCGGCCCGGTGCGCTCGCTGCTGCGCTTCGACGACGTCGAGGATGCGGTACGCCGCGCCAACTGCTCGCCCTATGGCCTGGGCGGCTCGGTATGGACGCGTGACGTCGAGCGGGGCGAGCGCATCGCCAGCCGGCTGGAAACGGGCAGCGCCTGGGTCAATCAGCACTTTGCCATGGCTCCGCACATTCCTTTCGGCGGCCACAAACAGTCCGGCATCGGCGTGGAGTTTTCCGAGGCGGGGCTGCACGAATACACCGCTATCCAGTCGGTGGTGGTCGCCAAGTCGGCCCAGTGAGAGGAGCACAAGCCATGGAAATCAAAGCAGCCGTGGCCCGCGCGCCACAGGCCCCGCTCTCCCTGGAGACGCTGCAACTGGAGCCGCCCCGGGCCGGTGAGGTCCTGGTGCGCCTGGTGGCCACCGGTATCTGTCACACCGACATCGTCATGCGCGATCAGCATCTCCCCACGCCACAGCCGGTAGTGCTGGGCCACGAGGGGGCCGGTATCGTCGAGCAGGTGGGCAGCGGCGTCACCAAGGTCGCCGTCGGCGATCACGTGGTCATGACCTACAACTCGTGCGGCCACTGCGCCAGCTGCGACAAGGGGCAGGCCAGCTACTGCCACGACTTCTTCCCGCGCAACTTCCTCGGCACCCGGGCAGACGGCTCGAGCGGCCTGTCCCAGGCGGGCAAGATGATATACGGCAACATCTTCGGCCAGTCCTCCTTCGCCAGCCACTCGCTGTGCCATGAGCGCAACGTGGTCAAGGTGCCCCGCTCGGCCCCGCTGGAGCTGCTGGGGCCGCTGGCCTGCGGGGTGCAAACCGGTGCCGGCGCGGTGCTCAACTCGCTGCGGGTCGCACCGGGCGACTCGCTGGCAGTGTTCGGCACTGGGTCGGTCGGCCTGTCGGCCATCATGGCCGGCGTGGTCGCCGGGGCAACCACCATCATCGCGGTGGACCGCAACCGCCAGCGTCTGGAACTGGCCCTGGAACTCGGCGCCAGCCACGCCTTCGTGGCCGACTCGCCCGGGGTGGTGGAACAGATCTGTCAGGCCGCCGGCGGCTCGGGTGTCGATCACGCCCTGGATACCACCGGCCTGGCGCCGGTCATCCAGCAGGCCGTGGCGGTACTGGCGCCCCGTGGCACCTGCGGCATCCTCGGCGCCTCGGACCCCAGCAGCACCCTGGAGCTGAATCTGAGCCACATGATGTCGGCGGGCCGCAGCCTGAGGGGCATCGTCGAGGGCGACTCGCTGCCGGATCACTTCATCCCGTCGCTGATCCGACTGTACGAAGGT
It encodes:
- a CDS encoding NAD(P)-dependent alcohol dehydrogenase, with the translated sequence MEIKAAVARAPQAPLSLETLQLEPPRAGEVLVRLVATGICHTDIVMRDQHLPTPQPVVLGHEGAGIVEQVGSGVTKVAVGDHVVMTYNSCGHCASCDKGQASYCHDFFPRNFLGTRADGSSGLSQAGKMIYGNIFGQSSFASHSLCHERNVVKVPRSAPLELLGPLACGVQTGAGAVLNSLRVAPGDSLAVFGTGSVGLSAIMAGVVAGATTIIAVDRNRQRLELALELGASHAFVADSPGVVEQICQAAGGSGVDHALDTTGLAPVIQQAVAVLAPRGTCGILGASDPSSTLELNLSHMMSAGRSLRGIVEGDSLPDHFIPSLIRLYEGGRFPFDRLVTYYEFEQINQAIDDAEHGRVVKPIVRFPSP